From the Bombus pascuorum chromosome 7, iyBomPasc1.1, whole genome shotgun sequence genome, one window contains:
- the LOC132908834 gene encoding filamin-A isoform X3, which translates to MPAPKMSVIGDSIRLVPAGSPALFELSALGFNSNEIDVQIITPSKRHVPAKIDEESGRPGEFRVEFTPIEVGSHLVEVTIAGQKLPAGPLVAKVYNSSLIQVTDVPSAVVGHACQFRVDASAAGEGQLEISINEGEVPNHVQVVGGGRCLVSFTPEIAKSHYIDIKFNGEAVKGCPFICNVSDTSRVTLSLNHLELIPVDQPASFHMGVDGSGSAELAVSVRGPNSELPVKVTGDIKSGFTAEFIPRDVGVHSISVEYNGHPVNGTPFLAKAFNADKVLIGPVARGSVGQPTHFTVDASQAGEGNLEITISARSQNIPTQVTPQGNARFSVSFVPFEACEHIINIAFNKRTVPGCPIVTRVGGDSHVTVSGQALSSAGLGRQSYLTVSNVAGSLEDLEVNVEGPNGQAVPAQVTDNKDTTCSVAFTPRVVGEHRISVSHRNVPVIGSPFSCKVYDVTAIKVKDSKHGVIGMPVTFLVETSQAGPGNLEVTVNGGRVPTSAQAQGPHTYAISFTPREPIVHTVDLRFNGEDVPGSPFSCQVSDTAKVIITEGLEKVSVNRLTTFTIEADSSLGTPTVEVLSPTRESLPIHVKQSSHGCYTAGFTPKDVGDHSVEVKINGLHVEGSPFLVKAYNADKVKVTDINSGVVGKPVFFSINASQAGAGNLEIIVAVNGKNVPNYVQSEGNAKFRVNFKPQEAAVHSLSVRFNGEPVPGSPFSCKVVGAGQAIITGHNLKMGAVKQLISFIIDPQAPSTNCDVIVTPPSNISLPITIEPIDGKYNISFVPMEVGRHNISILVDSEHVKSSPFACNVYDVTKVHVSGLSEALLGQATTFTVDAAEAGEGTLELVVSTDNNTVKAEVVACARGLYDVTFVPQTTSTHYVNISFNDDNVPGSPFKCPVISTMLDGPSMIRVGNTAYMDLEMPGLEGPVSAEVTGPDGIIIPCTLTKLSSNLYRVEIRTRQVGTYSVIFSDGHKIISSQTLQAFDPGKVTIKEVSDVVCHRPGTIIVVAPKEAGPGKLTVNVRAAGADVDSVVREGENGQYDIMFHPTRAAPHKIHIKYNEVHILGSPLDVTVRGPTGGREVTATGLGLYQSCVGKVTSFTIETLGSPGKEFDVVISGPQGNAVPVRCYQHRDGNLLAEFTTNTVGTYKIDVLQGTKPVLGSPFFCQAFDISKVKLQELGPMIVSVHDHIAFKIIKTDAGMADLDVVATSPLGQELPLQVTPLNDGAEMVEFSPSVPGTYMINITYGGCPIPDSPLICTVDAAGQARAKGEGLLSGHADKTAHFIVTGTRSPPAVQVDGPDSVSKAIIEAGANPGTWNVSYVPTEVGVFDIRVVSAGQQLPGSPWHPKIIDTRNLRVIGGWPAVCDDVGRLKLHPSNKISFDTAEAGPGELTGKIGDHMLSFEMTSNNRLKLIPPELNGGEHRLEILFNGIPFPGAPKLAIVQDVEPPIQDTSRVLLRGRGLTSAKCGEEVSFTIDGSQAGTGTPKVQLFSPTSELNVMLQHLGDSVYRASYIPLTPDPLLMTVSWNGRQLKGCPLQINVTSAADASRVICSGDGLKHGIVGQEIRSFIDTRRAGPGELTAHCVGPHKVAYCELYDHGDATFTLNVKPQEAGRHALTIKYAGEHVPGSPFTLRVSGAPDASKVRVYGPGIEHGVLATFQSRFICDTRGAGAGQLTVRVRGPKGAFRVEMQRETQKDRIILCRYDPTEPGDYRVEVRWAGVLVPGSPFPVKIVDTQDELLMLTQSGDNYSTGHHTIASWRGSQAIL; encoded by the exons ATGCCAGCCCCAAAAATGTCAGTGATTGGGGATTCCATAAGATTGGTCCCTGCTGGTAGTCCAGCACTTTTTGAACTTTCTGCTCTTGGCTTTAATAGTAATGAAATTGATGTACAAATTATAA cACCTTCTAAGAGACATGTACCAGCAAAAATTGATGAAGAGTCAGGAAGACCAGGAGAATTTCGCGTTGAATTCACTCCAATAGAAGTAGGCAGTCATCTTGTAGAAGTAACCATCGCTGGACAAAAGCTACCGGCAGGACCATTGGTTGCTAAGGTGTACAACAGCAGTTTGATACAAGTTACCGATGTACCCAGTGCTGTTGTTGGGCATGCCTGTCAATTTAGAG ttgATGCTAGTGCGGCTGGTGAAGGACAACttgaaatttctatcaatGAAGGAGAAGTACCCAATCATGTCCAAGTAGTAGGGGGAGGACGTTGTCTTGTTTCTTTTACACCAGAAATTGCTAAATCACATTacattgatataaaatttaatggagAAGCAGTGAAAGGATGTCCTTTTATTTGTAATGTATCTGATACCAGTAGAGTAACTTTAAGTTTAAATCACCTGGAATTAATTCCAGTAGATCAACCTGCTAGTTTTCATATGGGGGTTGATGGTAGTGGCAGTGCAGAGCTTGCAGTTTCTGTAAGAG GACCAAATAGTGAATTGCCTGTGAAAGTAACTGGAGATATAAAAAGTGGTTTTACCGCAGAATTTATTCCAAGAGACGTTGGTGTTCATTCGATTAGTGTTGAATATAACGGTCATCCTGTAAATGGCACACCATTTTTAGCTAAAGCATTTAATGCAGATAAAGTATTAATTGGCCCAGTAGCTAGGGGTAGTGTTGGTCAACCTACACATTTCACTG TTGATGCAAGTCAAGCTGGTGAaggaaatttagaaattacgATATCAGCTCGCAGTCAGAACATACCTACTCAAGTCACCCCACAAGGAAATGCTCGGTTTTCAGTTAGTTTCGTACCATTCGAGGCGTGCGAacacataattaatatagcCTTCAATAAACGAACAGTACCAGGCTGCCCGATTGTAACTCGGGTAGGTGGTGATAGTCATGTAACTGTGAGTGGGCAGGCATTAAGCAGTGCTGGACTAGGACGACAAAGTTATCTTACCGTTAGTAATGTTGCCGGTAGCTTAGAAGATTTAGAAGTTAACGTTGAAG GACCCAATGGACAGGCTGTACCCGCTCAAGTCACTGACAACAAAGATACAACGTGCAGCGTAGCATTTACGCCAAGAGTAGTCGGAGAACATAGAATTTCAGTAAGCCATCGGAATGTTCCCGTGATTGGTAGTCCATTTAGCTGCAAAGTGTATGACGTGACTGCTATCAAAGTGAAGGATTCTAAACATGGTGTTATTGGAATGCCTGTAACTTTCTTAG TTGAAACAAGTCAGGCAGGTCCAGGAAACCTTGAAGTGACGGTAAACGGTGGTCGCGTACCTACATCTGCTCAAGCTCAAGGTCCTCATACGTATGCAATATCGTTCACACCTCGGGAACCAATTGTACATACTGTGGATTTAAGGTTTAATGGAGAGGATGTACCTGGCAGTCCCTTTAGTTGCCag GTAAGCGACACGGCGAAAGTAATAATAACTGAAGGACTTGAAAAAGTGTCTGTGAATCGTTTAACAACGTTTACAATAGAGGCAGATTCCTCATTAGGAACTCCTACTGTAGAAGTTCTCTCACCAACTAGAGAAAGTCTACCAATTCATGTCAAACAAAGTAGCCACGGATGTTATACTGCAGGATTCACACCTAAAGATGTTG gTGATCATAGCGttgaagtaaaaataaatggatTGCATGTGGAAGGTAGTCCATTCTTAGTAAAAGCTTACAATGCTGATAAAGTAAAAGTAACAGATATAAATAGTGGTGTTGTTGGTAAACCGGTCTTCTTTAGCA TCAATGCTAGTCAAGCTGGTGCTGGCAATCTTGAAATTATTGTTGCTGTAAATGGTAAGAATGTGCCAAATTACGTGCAAAGCGAAGGAAATGCAAAGTTCAGAGTTAATTTCAAACCACAAGAAGCTGCTGTACACAGTCTTAGTGTTCGCTTTAATGGAGAACCTGTCCCAG GCTCACCATTCAGCTGTAAAGTAGTTGGTGCAGGCCAAGCCATAATTACAGGTCACAATTTAAAAATGGGAGCTGTAAAGcaattaatttcctttattataGATCCACAAGCTCCTTCGACAAATTGTGATGTAATTGTAACACCACCATCAAACATATCGCTTCCTATTACAATAGAACCTATAgatggaaaatataatatcagcTTCGTGCCCATGGAAGTGGGCAGACATAATATCAGCATATTAGTGGACAGTGAACACGTGAAAAGCTCTCCATTTGCTTGCAATGTTTATGATGTTACAAAG GTACACGTATCAGGTCTTTCTGAAGCATTATTAGGACAAGCAACGACATTTACTGTTGATGCAGCAGAAGCTGGTGAGGGGACATTGGAATTAGTAGTGAGCACGGACAATAACACAGTTAAGGCCGAAGTAGTTGCTTGTGCTCGTGGATTATACGATGTAACATTCGTTCCACAAACTACTAGTACTCATTATGTCAATATTAGTTTCAACGATGATAATGTACCAG GGAGTCCGTTCAAATGTCCAGTGATTAGTACAATGTTAGATGGACCATCTATGATTCGTGTTGGGAATACAGCATATATGGACTTAGAAATGCCAGGATTAGAGGGGCCTGTATCTGCAGAGGTTACAG GCCCCGATGGTATAATTATTCCGTGCACATTGACGAAATTATCATCCAATTTATATCGAGTAGAAATTCGTACGCGACAGGTCGGTACCTACAGcgtaatattcagtgatggtCACAAGATAATTAGTTCTCAGACACTTCAAGCTTTCGATCCTGGAAAAGTAACAATTAAGGAAGTGTCAGATGTAGTTTGTCATCGACCAGGAACCATAATAg TTGTTGCACCAAAAGAAGCCGGACCCGGAAAGTTGACGGTAAATGTACGCGCCGCTGGAGCTGATGTCGATAGCGTAGTTAGAGAAGGAGAAAATGGCCAATACGATATAATGTTTCATCCTACGCGAGCAGCTCCTCATAAAATccacataaaatataacgaagtTCATATATTGG GAAGCCCATTGGATGTGACAGTTCGTGGTCCTACTGGAGGAAGAGAAGTAACTGCGACAGGATTAGGATTATACCAATCATGCGTTGGCAAAGTGACCTCATTTACTATCGAAACTTTAGGAAGTCCTGGGAAAGAATTTGATGTAGTAATTAGTGGACCACAAGGTAATGCAGTTCCAGTTCGATGTTATCAGCATCGAGATGGAAATTTACTCGCCGAGTTTACTACAAATACTGTCg GAACGTATAAGATTGATGTCTTACAAGGCACAAAGCCAGTTTTAGGTTCACCTTTTTTCTGCCAAGCTTTCGATATTTCCAAAGTGAAACTGCAAGAACTAGGACCAATGATAGTATCTGTACATGACCACATCGCCTtcaaaa taataaaaacaGATGCTGGAATGGCGGATTTGGATGTAGTAGCAACAAGTCCACTAGGTCAGGAACTTCCGTTACAAGTTACTCCGCTCAACGATGGTGCGGAGATGGTTGAATTTTCTCCTAGCGTACCTGGTACATACATGATTAATATCACATATG GTGGGTGTCCTATACCAGACAGCCCATTAATATGTACAGTTGATGCAGCTGGTCAAGCTCGTGCAAAAGGAGAAGGTTTATTAAGCGGTCATGCCGACAAAACAGCACATTTTATTGTTACTGGCACCAGAAGTCCTCCAGCAGTTCAG GTAGACGGCCCGGATAGCGTTTCGAAAGCGATAATCGAAGCCGGAGCTAATCCAGGTACCTGGAATGTGTCCTATGTCCCAACTGAAGTTGGGGTATTTGACATTAGAGTTGTTTCTGCTGGTCAACAACTTCCAGGATCTCCCTGGCATCCAAAAATCATAGATACACGGAATCTACGAGTAATTG gTGGCTGGCCGGCTGTATGCGATGATGTTGGGCGATTAAAGTTACATCcatcaaataaaattagtttCGACACTGCTGAAGCTGGACCTGGTGAACTTACTGGAAAAATAGGAGATCATATGTTGTCTTTTGAAATGACTTCAAATAATAGACTGAAACTCATACCGCCAGAATTAAATGGTGGGGAACAtcgtttagaaatattatttaacggaATACCATTCCCAGGGGCTCCAAAATTAGCAATTGTTCAAGACGTAGAG CCGCCTATACAAGACACAAGTCGAGTTTTGTTAAGGGGAAGAGGTTTAACATCAGCAAAGTGCGGAGAAGAAGTTAGTTTCACGATAGATGGTTCTCAAGCTGGCACAGGCACACCAAAAGTTCAGTTATTTTCACCAACCAGCGAACTTAATGTAATGTTACAACATTTAg GTGACAGCGTTTATCGAGCAAGTTACATACCATTAACGCCTGATCCTCTTTTAATGACCGTGTCTTGGAATGGAAGACAGCTGAAAGGATGCCCTTTACAAATAAATGTAACGAGTGCAGCTGACGCGTCGCGAGTTATTTGTTCCGGAGATGGATTGAAACATGGTATAGTCGGTCAGGAAATAAGAAGTTTTATCGATACAAGACGTGCTGGGCCTG gcGAATTAACGGCTCATTGCGTTGGTCCTCATAAAGTTGCTTATTGCGAATTATACGATCACGGTGATGCAACGTTTACATTGAACGTAAAACCTCAAGAAGCTGGACGTCATGCATTAACCATTAAATATGCCGGAGAACATGTCCCTGGCTCACCTTTTACGTTACGCGTTTCCGGTGCTCCAGATGCTTCAAAG gTTCGAGTTTACGGGCCAGGTATAGAACACGGAGTATTAGCAACATTTCAGTCACGTTTTATTTGCGACACTCGTGGAGCCGGTGCCGGTCAATTAACGGTGAGGGTTCGTGGTCCTAAAGGAGCGTTTAGAGTAGAAATGCAGAGAGAGACTCAGAAGGATCGGATAATCTTATGTCGGTATGATCCAACGGAACCAGGTGATTATAGAGTCGAAGTTCGTTGGGCAGGCGTCCTTGTACCTGGTTCTCCATTTCCCGTTAAAATCGTCGACACTCAAGACGAATTGCTAATGTTGACGCAG AGTGGAGATAATTATTCAACAGGACATCATACTATTGCCTCATGGCGTGGATCACAAgctatattataa